One genomic region from Clostridia bacterium encodes:
- the glgP gene encoding alpha-glucan family phosphorylase has product MVVKINEKNREKMPKVAYFCMEYGLHEDFKIYSGGLGILAGDIMKAAKDCEFPMVGVGILWRQGYTQQLIGEDGKPFDSYPEYRYDFLEDTGVVVKVKIRGRQVSAKVWKCTKYDNVPLYLLDTFVPDNNDMLLTGQLYGWFSEERIAQEMLLSIGGLRALQALGLDIELYHFNDSHPVLAGIELIRQKMDVDGMSFEEAWEDTRSKIIFTTHTPVVAGNETHDHELLKYMGAYNGLTHGQMLRLGGDPFSMTVAGLRLSRKANAVAQLHGETARKMWKDVTGSSEIIAITNGVHNGTWQDSRVVKAYNDGGNGLWDAHLAGKREMIEEIYKRNGIKLKENVLTIGFARRAAPYKRSDLIFRKKDIIEPLLKNGKLQIIFSGKAHPNDMTGKKIISNLYEMSKLYPESVVFIQNYDMKIGKLLTRGCDVWLNNPIRPMEASGTSGMKAAMNGVLNLSVLDGWWPEGCVHGVTGWQIGDGYEGDDCDKVDSESLYKVLLNEVIPTFYNDNKKWLEMMMASIKMSQWEFSAARMVEDYYYKMYMVD; this is encoded by the coding sequence ATGGTGGTTAAAATTAATGAAAAAAATCGCGAAAAGATGCCTAAAGTAGCGTATTTCTGTATGGAGTACGGTTTACATGAGGATTTCAAGATTTATTCAGGAGGACTTGGTATATTAGCCGGAGACATAATGAAGGCAGCCAAGGATTGTGAATTCCCTATGGTAGGGGTAGGAATACTGTGGAGACAGGGCTATACGCAGCAGCTTATAGGTGAAGATGGGAAACCATTTGATAGCTATCCGGAATACAGATATGACTTCCTTGAAGACACAGGTGTAGTTGTTAAGGTAAAAATCCGTGGAAGACAAGTGAGTGCAAAGGTATGGAAATGTACCAAGTATGATAATGTACCGCTCTATCTGCTGGATACATTTGTACCGGATAACAATGATATGTTACTGACAGGCCAGTTATATGGCTGGTTCTCTGAAGAGAGAATTGCACAGGAGATGCTGCTCAGTATAGGGGGACTAAGGGCTTTACAAGCATTAGGTCTTGATATTGAATTATATCATTTTAATGACAGCCATCCAGTGCTTGCTGGTATTGAATTGATAAGACAGAAGATGGATGTAGACGGGATGAGTTTTGAAGAGGCATGGGAAGATACCAGAAGCAAGATAATATTCACTACTCATACACCTGTTGTGGCTGGAAATGAAACACATGATCACGAGCTTCTTAAGTACATGGGCGCTTATAATGGCCTTACACACGGTCAGATGTTGAGACTTGGTGGAGATCCGTTCAGTATGACTGTTGCAGGCTTAAGGCTTTCAAGAAAAGCAAATGCAGTGGCACAGCTGCATGGTGAAACTGCAAGAAAGATGTGGAAGGATGTAACCGGTTCATCAGAAATCATAGCTATAACTAACGGTGTTCATAATGGAACATGGCAGGACAGCAGAGTTGTAAAAGCTTACAATGATGGCGGAAATGGCCTGTGGGATGCTCACCTTGCAGGTAAGAGGGAAATGATAGAAGAAATATATAAGAGAAATGGAATCAAGCTTAAGGAAAACGTACTTACAATCGGTTTCGCAAGAAGAGCTGCTCCATATAAGAGAAGTGATTTGATATTCAGGAAAAAGGATATCATTGAGCCCTTACTTAAAAATGGAAAGCTTCAGATAATTTTCTCAGGAAAAGCTCATCCAAATGACATGACAGGTAAGAAGATAATATCGAATCTTTATGAAATGTCAAAACTGTACCCTGAAAGTGTAGTTTTCATACAGAACTACGATATGAAAATTGGAAAGCTTCTCACAAGAGGCTGCGATGTATGGCTTAACAACCCTATCAGACCTATGGAAGCAAGTGGTACATCCGGTATGAAGGCTGCTATGAACGGAGTTCTTAATCTGAGCGTACTTGATGGCTGGTGGCCAGAAGGGTGTGTTCATGGAGTAACCGGATGGCAGATTGGAGACGGCTATGAAGGCGATGATTGTGACAAGGTAGATTCCGAGTCATTATATAAAGTTCTCTTAAACGAAGTAATACCAACCTTCTACAATGATAATAAAAAGTGGCTGGAAATGATGATGGCCAGTATAAAAATGTCTCAGTGGGAATTCTCAGCTGCCAGAATGGTGGAAGATTATTACTACAAGATGTATATGGTTGACTAA
- a CDS encoding alpha-amylase family glycosyl hydrolase: MKNLFSVLDILKKKEKTFSGQFFIPEAWNFTGYDKYSTDEKRNGEVCINPYSFIAFCIEKYIIPEKGESYTLAAACKEDDQELDLAKNTIYSMLPRMFTAWEHYEQGSICSGTFLKAICRLPYLKKMNVDIIYLLPIFEYSNKYKKGEIGGPYAIKNIYRLDPNMHDPLLGDFSVEMIETEFKAFVEACHILGIKVMVDFVFRTVSRDNELIENNPDWFYWIDLKYNDSFMTPSIDIDKKSLHLNDKNLSRLYRSKDMAEYLKWFTLPPNQLNPDKWESIKKQAAEQGLNILDLIEKEYGITTIPGFSNVLNDPQPPWTDATFLKFYFDNHEKAAKFVEKDQPPYILQDGVCLNLYRGSIKNEVLWKYVSDVIPYYQENYGIDGARIDMGHALPPELNRDIVERTKSINKQFILWSEVFEPEKAQGAKDDGFHFISGFIWSIYKDIEKPSFNKKLFENTLMKSALPITAAMETPDTPRAAHVHKDKKKIELLLFLNCFIPNAVPFINNGFEAVEVQPMNLGLDNTEAGRFVLEKDDPMYGKLAFFDNYYIHWKNSELEWMQNLLIIAADLRKRFTDLISRKDLFIGGDEVTKNKKITFISYYDSKCSKYVFFVANRSMESRARIDLKSLIPEGLKTRQKDIKIIYQNGSLCDIEFENGKKGMLQPGEIIIGCLE, translated from the coding sequence ATGAAGAATTTATTTAGTGTACTGGACATTTTGAAGAAAAAAGAAAAGACATTTTCAGGACAGTTTTTTATACCTGAAGCATGGAACTTTACCGGATATGACAAATACTCCACAGATGAAAAACGAAATGGTGAGGTTTGTATCAATCCATACAGTTTTATAGCTTTTTGCATAGAAAAATACATCATACCTGAAAAAGGTGAAAGTTACACTTTAGCAGCGGCATGTAAAGAAGATGATCAGGAACTGGATTTGGCAAAGAATACGATTTATAGTATGCTTCCGAGAATGTTTACAGCATGGGAGCATTACGAACAGGGGAGCATTTGCTCGGGTACATTTTTAAAGGCAATATGCAGATTACCTTATTTGAAGAAAATGAACGTAGATATTATATACCTCCTGCCCATTTTTGAGTATAGCAATAAATACAAAAAAGGTGAAATAGGAGGCCCATATGCAATAAAAAACATTTACAGGCTCGACCCCAACATGCACGATCCTCTTTTAGGGGATTTTTCGGTAGAAATGATTGAGACGGAATTTAAAGCATTTGTAGAAGCTTGTCATATTCTCGGAATAAAAGTGATGGTTGATTTTGTTTTCAGAACTGTATCCAGAGATAATGAATTGATAGAAAACAATCCGGATTGGTTCTATTGGATTGATTTAAAGTACAATGACAGTTTTATGACACCATCAATAGATATAGATAAAAAATCTTTACATCTTAATGATAAGAATCTTTCAAGATTATACAGATCAAAGGATATGGCTGAATATCTTAAATGGTTCACACTTCCTCCTAATCAGCTGAATCCTGATAAGTGGGAGAGCATAAAGAAGCAGGCAGCCGAGCAGGGATTGAATATTCTGGATCTGATTGAGAAAGAGTATGGAATTACTACTATACCGGGATTTTCCAACGTATTAAATGATCCCCAGCCTCCATGGACTGATGCTACCTTCCTCAAATTTTACTTTGATAACCATGAGAAGGCTGCGAAATTTGTTGAAAAAGATCAGCCTCCATATATATTACAGGATGGAGTCTGCTTGAACCTGTATCGTGGAAGCATAAAAAATGAAGTTTTGTGGAAATATGTTTCTGATGTAATACCATATTACCAGGAAAATTACGGAATAGATGGCGCAAGGATAGATATGGGGCATGCGCTTCCCCCCGAGCTGAACAGGGATATCGTAGAAAGGACGAAGTCAATAAACAAACAGTTTATTCTATGGTCTGAAGTATTTGAACCTGAAAAGGCACAGGGAGCAAAGGATGACGGTTTCCATTTCATAAGCGGATTTATTTGGTCAATTTATAAGGATATTGAGAAGCCGAGCTTCAATAAAAAGTTATTTGAAAATACTCTTATGAAATCGGCATTGCCTATTACTGCTGCTATGGAAACGCCGGATACTCCGCGAGCGGCTCACGTTCACAAGGATAAGAAAAAGATTGAACTTCTTTTATTCTTAAACTGTTTTATACCTAATGCAGTTCCTTTTATCAATAATGGATTTGAAGCGGTAGAAGTGCAGCCGATGAATTTAGGATTGGATAATACGGAAGCTGGTAGGTTTGTATTGGAAAAAGATGACCCGATGTATGGAAAACTTGCATTTTTTGATAACTATTATATACATTGGAAAAACAGTGAATTGGAATGGATGCAGAACCTCCTGATCATAGCGGCAGATTTGAGAAAGAGATTCACAGATTTGATCTCTAGAAAAGATTTGTTCATTGGCGGAGATGAAGTAACAAAAAACAAAAAAATAACTTTCATTAGTTATTATGATAGTAAATGCAGCAAGTATGTGTTCTTCGTTGCTAACAGAAGTATGGAATCAAGGGCAAGGATAGATTTAAAATCACTTATCCCTGAAGGACTAAAAACAAGGCAGAAGGACATAAAAATAATATATCAAAACGGCAGTCTGTGTGATATTGAGTTTGAAAACGGTAAGAAGGGAATGCTTCAGCCGGGAGAAATCATTATAGGCTGTTTAGAATAA
- a CDS encoding ABC transporter permease subunit: MKSERFEKRDSHGKIIFIYIMLTLAVLVCLYPLLDVVKISLRPGSALFSTDLSLIPENATIDNYYRALIDRPYTTWLKNSLFISLVASVVGVIFSISAAYGFSRFKFKGRSAGLVSMLLTQIFPAPMTLLPTYVLLKNFGLIDTYAGGIIPYIATSVPFSVWVLKGYFDTISKSIEESAYIDGANIVQILGRIMVPLALPAVGVVLLNSFMAAWNEFVVANIVFTNETMHTLPVGLFTMTGALSSDWGIFSAACVVTAIPVIIIFSAMSKVMINGLTLGGVKE, encoded by the coding sequence ATGAAGAGTGAAAGGTTTGAAAAAAGAGATTCACATGGAAAAATCATTTTCATATACATCATGCTGACTCTAGCTGTACTTGTATGCTTATATCCTCTTCTTGATGTTGTGAAAATATCACTGAGACCAGGAAGTGCGCTTTTTTCAACTGACCTGAGTCTTATACCGGAAAATGCGACAATTGACAATTATTACAGGGCTCTCATAGACAGACCGTATACAACATGGCTAAAGAACAGCTTGTTTATATCACTTGTAGCATCTGTGGTAGGTGTAATTTTTTCAATAAGCGCAGCTTACGGTTTTTCAAGATTCAAATTCAAGGGTAGAAGTGCAGGTCTTGTTAGTATGCTGTTAACACAGATTTTCCCTGCACCTATGACACTTTTACCTACTTATGTACTTTTAAAGAACTTTGGTCTTATAGACACATATGCAGGTGGTATTATCCCCTATATTGCTACTTCCGTACCTTTTAGCGTTTGGGTTTTAAAAGGGTATTTCGATACAATTTCAAAATCGATTGAAGAAAGTGCTTATATAGATGGTGCAAATATTGTACAGATACTGGGACGTATAATGGTACCACTGGCTTTACCTGCTGTAGGTGTGGTTTTACTGAATTCATTTATGGCTGCATGGAATGAGTTTGTTGTGGCAAACATCGTATTTACAAACGAAACAATGCATACTCTCCCTGTAGGACTCTTTACCATGACTGGTGCTCTCAGCTCTGACTGGGGTATATTCAGTGCGGCGTGTGTTGTGACAGCTATACCGGTAATTATCATTTTCTCGGCGATGTCCAAGGTTATGATAAACGGTTTGACACTTGGTGGTGTAAAAGAGTAA
- a CDS encoding sugar ABC transporter permease: protein MLGRSKITPYILIAPAILVLIFMVAYPLYYGIRLSFTNMNLYTFLNPEFIGIDNYKDIFKDTELYTTTIRTIVWTIINIILTVTLGFIFALFYNRKLPSKNIFRVIMMLPWAVPQYIAVLTWRNMFQQQYGTIDIVLNNMGITGISWLGDPFWIFTACIIVNVWLGVPFMMIITLGAMQSVPHELYEVGQLDGVKSWTKHLKITIPLIKPVLTPAIVLSTVWTFNMVSVIYMMTARNGDNDTQILVSRVYKDAFTFFNYGKAAAFSVIIFVLLLIFSSTIIKAMKGGEGVYE, encoded by the coding sequence GTGCTAGGAAGAAGTAAGATAACCCCGTATATTTTGATTGCTCCTGCAATCCTGGTCCTGATATTCATGGTTGCATATCCTCTGTATTATGGTATAAGGTTATCATTTACAAACATGAATCTTTATACTTTTTTAAATCCCGAATTTATCGGAATAGATAACTACAAGGATATATTCAAGGATACTGAACTGTATACCACTACAATCAGGACTATTGTCTGGACTATAATAAATATTATTTTAACGGTTACACTCGGCTTTATATTTGCTTTATTTTATAACAGAAAATTGCCATCAAAAAATATATTCAGAGTAATTATGATGCTTCCATGGGCAGTACCGCAGTATATTGCAGTACTTACCTGGAGAAATATGTTTCAACAGCAGTACGGAACCATTGACATAGTTTTGAATAACATGGGAATTACCGGTATCTCCTGGCTTGGAGATCCGTTCTGGATATTTACTGCATGTATAATCGTTAATGTATGGCTTGGTGTACCTTTCATGATGATCATCACTCTTGGCGCTATGCAGAGTGTACCTCATGAGCTTTATGAGGTTGGTCAGCTGGATGGAGTAAAGAGCTGGACAAAGCATTTAAAAATAACTATACCTCTCATAAAGCCTGTGTTGACGCCTGCAATAGTACTTTCAACTGTCTGGACCTTCAACATGGTAAGCGTTATTTACATGATGACAGCAAGAAATGGTGACAATGACACTCAGATTCTTGTTTCAAGAGTATATAAGGATGCGTTCACGTTCTTTAACTACGGTAAAGCGGCTGCATTCTCAGTAATAATATTCGTATTGCTCCTGATATTCTCATCAACAATTATCAAAGCTATGAAAGGCGGAGAGGGGGTATATGAATAA
- a CDS encoding alpha-amylase family glycosyl hydrolase, with amino-acid sequence MKNRGIFVKIILAAVIFTLSMPGVALAEGKSTKIGQEDLIYFLMTDRFYNGDNSNDQDIKPDSLSGYHGGDFQGIIDKLDYIKDLGFTSIWISPVVENQVAGYHGYWATDFYKTNEHFGSLEKLKELVQKAHEKGIKVIVDIVVNHTGLMHPWNDDPKYESWFNDWGNISDYSNQEEVEKGKLSSLPDFNQDNPEVKKYLIDMAKWWIKETGIDGYRLDTVRHVPKSFWTEFVNEIKKDYPDFYFIGEVFDGNWNYVAGYQKTGMDGLVDFPMHYVIGDVFGNNQPAGRLAEGIEQANAYPNKYLMGTFIDNHDVPRFISQITDFTEERLKQAIAFTMTYTGIPVMYYGTEIALDGGADPDNRRDMDWNAKSAVTDYVKKLASVRKANKALTHGDIKIIKLEDDFICYRRSFEDNTVIVAFNISDKEKTTEMQFDDKIGSKSGLLTSLLEPAETKFKKGKFELSVAPRGVKVFQVKETNMANITIIVVCAAVVIVVAVIVAILIVRARKKTKN; translated from the coding sequence ATGAAGAACAGAGGCATTTTTGTAAAGATAATTTTAGCGGCAGTAATATTCACACTGTCGATGCCTGGTGTAGCACTTGCCGAAGGTAAATCAACAAAGATAGGTCAGGAAGACCTTATATATTTTTTAATGACTGACAGGTTTTACAATGGTGATAACAGCAACGACCAGGATATTAAGCCGGACAGTCTAAGTGGTTACCACGGTGGAGACTTTCAGGGGATAATCGATAAACTCGATTATATTAAGGATCTGGGTTTTACATCAATATGGATATCTCCTGTTGTAGAAAACCAGGTAGCGGGATATCATGGCTATTGGGCTACTGATTTCTATAAGACGAATGAACACTTCGGAAGTTTGGAAAAGCTTAAGGAATTGGTTCAAAAAGCGCATGAAAAGGGTATAAAGGTTATTGTTGATATAGTTGTAAACCATACAGGATTGATGCATCCATGGAATGATGATCCCAAGTATGAAAGCTGGTTCAATGACTGGGGAAATATTTCTGACTATAGCAATCAGGAAGAGGTTGAAAAAGGCAAGTTGTCATCACTTCCAGATTTTAATCAGGACAATCCCGAAGTTAAGAAATATCTTATAGACATGGCAAAATGGTGGATCAAGGAAACCGGAATAGATGGATACAGACTTGATACCGTACGTCACGTACCAAAAAGCTTCTGGACTGAATTTGTAAATGAGATAAAGAAGGACTATCCGGATTTTTATTTCATAGGCGAAGTATTTGACGGAAACTGGAACTATGTTGCCGGATACCAGAAGACAGGTATGGATGGACTGGTTGATTTTCCAATGCACTATGTTATCGGAGATGTATTTGGGAATAACCAACCGGCAGGCAGATTGGCTGAAGGTATTGAACAAGCTAATGCCTATCCCAATAAGTACCTGATGGGAACATTTATTGACAACCATGATGTACCTAGGTTTATAAGTCAGATAACTGATTTTACTGAAGAGAGGCTTAAACAGGCAATAGCATTTACAATGACATATACCGGTATACCTGTTATGTACTATGGTACTGAGATAGCTTTAGACGGTGGAGCAGATCCGGACAACAGAAGGGATATGGACTGGAATGCCAAATCAGCTGTAACGGATTATGTGAAAAAACTGGCTTCCGTCAGAAAAGCCAATAAAGCCTTGACTCATGGTGATATCAAGATAATCAAGCTAGAAGATGATTTTATATGTTATAGAAGAAGCTTTGAAGATAATACAGTAATAGTTGCATTTAACATTTCGGATAAAGAAAAGACTACAGAGATGCAATTTGATGATAAAATCGGCAGTAAAAGCGGTCTTCTGACTAGCCTTCTTGAACCGGCTGAGACAAAATTCAAAAAAGGAAAATTTGAATTAAGTGTAGCTCCAAGGGGTGTAAAAGTTTTTCAGGTTAAAGAAACAAATATGGCAAATATTACAATTATAGTTGTGTGTGCAGCTGTTGTTATAGTTGTCGCGGTTATAGTTGCAATTCTTATTGTTAGAGCAAGAAAAAAAACTAAAAATTGA
- a CDS encoding DNA mismatch repair protein MutS, which translates to MKKPEVFYKKRIERYKKLNRKQNRLVNTISNVRLLIFIAGILVTLVVYYIGLRILSIASALSAICAFIYIVWNHIRLINNRSCTTSIVKINENSLKRLIGEWKEFEDTGEEYSDKEHEYSFDLDLFGKGSLFQMINVTQTFSGRTILKNTLVKPEKQASQIEKRQQAIEELSQKLSWRQRFTAEGMSISSEALDPQFLFDWAEKENLFYRKTWVKVAFKLFPAFTFILFSISLVTGILSFYIPLILLAVQLVVLKINSKDRGKELEAVSRYRDSIKVYDRLFKLVESKQFSSVYLVDLKEKLINENGLTASKQIYRLSKLVDSISNRYNAFYMVFDIFTLWDYQCQISLEDWKQASGVYLRRWLEVIGEIEALSSLSQLAYDNPDWVMPRLEESLVLFKARHMGHPLLGNKRICNDLVFDQDAKVLLITGSNMSGKSTLLRTAGINLVLAYAGSPVCAAEFSCSIFDIHTCMRVSDNLEKSISSFYAELIRIKAIVTAAREGRRIFFLLDEIFKGTNSADRHTGAKVLVKKLSESASIGLVSTHDLELGELEDEDKRIKNYHFREYYKGNEIFFDFKLHQGISKTRNAIYLMKMAGIDFD; encoded by the coding sequence ATGAAGAAGCCGGAAGTATTCTATAAAAAGAGGATAGAACGATATAAAAAGCTTAACAGGAAACAAAACAGACTGGTAAATACCATTAGTAATGTCAGGCTTTTGATTTTTATTGCCGGCATATTGGTTACGCTGGTAGTTTATTATATAGGATTGCGTATTCTGAGTATTGCCTCAGCTTTGTCAGCTATATGCGCATTCATTTATATAGTATGGAACCACATCAGATTGATAAATAATAGAAGCTGTACGACTTCTATTGTCAAAATAAATGAAAACTCGCTAAAAAGACTGATTGGTGAATGGAAAGAGTTTGAAGATACGGGAGAAGAGTACTCCGATAAGGAGCATGAGTATTCTTTTGACCTGGATTTATTCGGAAAGGGCTCATTGTTTCAAATGATTAATGTAACTCAGACATTTTCAGGCAGGACAATACTGAAAAATACTCTTGTCAAACCTGAAAAACAGGCTAGTCAAATTGAAAAGAGGCAGCAGGCGATAGAAGAGCTTTCTCAAAAGCTGAGTTGGAGGCAGCGGTTTACAGCTGAAGGAATGAGTATATCTAGTGAAGCATTGGACCCACAGTTTTTATTTGATTGGGCAGAAAAAGAAAACCTTTTTTACCGTAAGACCTGGGTGAAGGTTGCATTTAAGTTATTTCCTGCTTTTACATTTATACTGTTTTCAATTTCATTGGTTACCGGCATACTTTCTTTTTATATACCTTTGATTCTTTTGGCAGTACAGCTGGTAGTGCTAAAGATAAATTCCAAGGATAGAGGTAAGGAACTGGAGGCTGTAAGCAGGTACAGGGATAGTATAAAGGTTTATGACAGGCTGTTTAAATTGGTTGAAAGCAAACAGTTTTCATCCGTATACCTGGTCGATTTAAAAGAAAAGCTTATTAATGAAAACGGCCTTACGGCTTCAAAACAGATATACAGGCTTTCAAAGCTGGTAGACTCTATTTCAAACCGCTACAATGCTTTTTATATGGTATTTGATATTTTTACGTTGTGGGATTATCAATGCCAGATTTCACTTGAGGATTGGAAACAGGCGTCAGGGGTTTACCTGAGAAGGTGGCTTGAGGTTATTGGGGAGATAGAGGCACTTTCCAGTCTCTCACAACTTGCGTATGACAATCCGGATTGGGTAATGCCTAGACTGGAAGAGTCACTGGTTTTGTTTAAAGCGAGGCATATGGGACATCCTTTGTTAGGTAATAAAAGGATATGTAATGATTTGGTTTTTGATCAGGATGCAAAAGTTCTATTGATTACCGGTTCGAACATGTCCGGGAAAAGTACGCTTCTTAGGACGGCAGGCATTAACCTGGTTTTGGCATATGCAGGGTCACCCGTTTGTGCTGCAGAGTTTTCGTGTTCAATTTTTGATATTCATACATGCATGCGTGTTAGTGACAATCTGGAAAAGAGTATTTCGTCCTTTTATGCTGAATTAATCCGGATAAAGGCTATAGTTACGGCAGCGCGCGAGGGAAGGAGGATTTTTTTCCTTCTGGATGAGATTTTTAAAGGGACTAATTCAGCAGACAGGCATACCGGAGCTAAGGTACTGGTTAAAAAGCTGTCTGAGAGTGCTTCGATAGGTCTTGTTTCAACACATGATCTTGAGCTAGGCGAGCTTGAGGATGAGGATAAAAGAATAAAAAACTATCATTTCAGAGAGTATTACAAGGGAAATGAAATATTTTTCGATTTTAAGCTCCATCAGGGTATATCAAAAACCAGGAATGCCATCTATCTGATGAAGATGGCGGGGATAGATTTTGATTAA